Proteins encoded in a region of the Pelmatolapia mariae isolate MD_Pm_ZW linkage group LG6, Pm_UMD_F_2, whole genome shotgun sequence genome:
- the LOC135933187 gene encoding integrin alpha-L-like produces MNAMLPVVHFEPQQNYVPEPDLYHAPLYKTSARAGTLSTTATSVCLAFNIDTTATRIFTTEQKDFFQNKVLQLLSDKNNGTLVTAPEQLGPEESCTSDLNLTHRCIIVPERTNRSMEVVFLFDGSASMSEAEFNKNKDFIVEIMDSLRDTPVMFAAVQFSTRVHKVFDFNDYAAGRALDKLKNDKHLKGLTATHRALEFVLDEMFENPAAGASPDVTKVLILITDGDPSDTDRRGIVKRYDDKNIIRLVIGVKDARLDKFRAIASEPKHRNAFKIENYDGLTGVLENLQEKIFTVQGCTAPLAEFSGLSAVFKKVCSTTAVSNCSNNSYLNIVCHQIPNLQQTSSSVVEASMDEREFNKIKDFIEEIMGSLRNTTFAAVQFSTRVHKVFDFNDYEAGRALDKLKNDKHLKSLTNTHRALKFVLDEIFDNNATGASPDVTKVLILITDGDPSDTDRRGIIKRYDDKNITRLVVGVRDAKLEKFRVIASEPKHRNAFKIEDFDGLPGVLENLQKNIITVEGCTAPLAEFSGFSAVFKKIGSYFGAELCSLDVDSDGSTDFLLVGAPQFHLPQVKKEGRVYIYSVSDETVLESNQDVTGPSMGRFGTTISSFPDLNGDGLRDVAVGAPLEDDKSGAVYIYHGNRQRGIVSTFSQVGVVVRSSFLSASWFSCFRHQLGSCKGEHRSQGNKEGPPSHSCVQVRHTLLLGYPGDG; encoded by the exons ATGAACGCCATGCTGCCGGTGGTGCACTTTGAGCCACAGCAGAACTACGTCCCAGAGCCTGACCTCTACCACGCTCCTCTGTACAAGACCTCAGCCAGAGCTGGCACTCTGTCCACCACAG CCACCTCTGTATGTTTGGCTTTCAACATTGATACGACAGCCACCCGCATCTTTACTACAGAACAAAAAGATTTCTTCCAAAACAAGGTGCTTCAGTTACTGTCTGACAAGAACAATGG GACACTTGTCACTGCACCAGAGCAGCTAGGACCTGAAGAGTCATGCACATCTGATCTGAACCTGACCCACCGCTGCATCATTGTTCCAG AACGAACAAATAGATCTATGGAAGtagtttttttatttgatggATCAGCAAGTATGAGCGAAGCAGAGTTCAACAAAAATAAAGACTTCATTGTGGAGATAATGGACAGCCTTAGGGACACGCCAGTAATG TTCGCAGCAGTTCAGTTCTCCACAAGGGTCCACAAAGTGTTTGACTTCAACGACTATGCAGCTGGACGTGCTCTCGATAAACTTAAGAATGATAAACATTTAAAAGGTCTCACCGCGACACACAGAGCCCTCGAATTTGTGTT AGATGAAATGTTTGAAAACCCAGCTGCAGGCGCCTCTCCTGATGTTACCAAAGTTCTGATTCTCATCACAGATGGAGATCCCTCTGATACAGACAGGAGAGGGATCGTTAAAAGATAcgatgataaaaatataattcgTCTTGTCATTGGG GTCAAAGATGCCAGACTGGATAAATTCAGGGCCATTGCTTCAGAACCAAAACATAGAAATGCCTTCAAAATTGAGAACTATGATGGACTCACAGGAGTGCTGGAGAATTTACAGGAAAAGATATTTACTGTGCAAG GTTGCACAGCTCCTCTGGCAGAATTCAGTGGATTAAGTGCTGTTTTCAAAAAG GTTTGCAGCACAACTGCAGTCagcaactgttccaacaactcGTACCTGAATATTGTCTGTCACCAGATCCCAAATCTTCAACAAACCTCTTCTTCTGTTGTTGaag CGAGTATGGACGAAAGAGAATTCAACAAAATTAAGGACTTCATTGAGGAGATAATGGGCAGCCTTAGGAACACAACA TTCGCAGCAGTTCAGTTCTCCACAAGAGTCCACAAAGTGTTTGACTTCAACGACTATGAAGCTGGACGTGCTCTCGATAAACTTAAGAatgataaacatttaaaaagtctgaccaacacacacagagccctCAAATTTGTGTT AGATGAAATCTTTGACAACAATGCTACAGGCGCCTCTCCTGATGTTACCAAAGTTCTGATTCTCATCACAGATGGAGATCCCTCTGATACAGACAGGAGAGGGATCATTAAAAGATACGATGATAAAAATATAACTCGTCTTGTCGTCGGG GTCAGAGATGCTAAGCTGGAAAAATTCAGGGTCATTGCTTCAGAGCCAAAACATAGAAATGCCTTCAAAATAGAGGACTTTGATGGACTCCCAGGAGTGCTggagaatttacagaaaaacatCATTACTGTGGAAG GTTGCACAGCTCCTCTGGCAGAATTCAGTGGATTCAGTGCTGTTTTCAAAAAG ATTGGTTCCTACTTCGGTGCTGAGCTGTGCTCATTAGATGTTGATTCAGATGGGAGCACTGACTTCCTGCTGGTAGGAGCTCCACAGTTTCATCTGCCTCAGGTGAAGAAAGAAGGCCGGGTCTACATCTACTCTGTGAGCGATGAG ACTGTACTGGAAAGTAACCAGGATGTGACGGGACCATCCATGGGTAGATTTGGCACCACCATATCCAGTTTTCCAGACCTGAATGGAGATGGACTCCGAGACGTAGCTGTCGGAGCTCCGCTTGAGGATGATAAGAGCGGGGCTGTGTATATCTACCATGGCAACAGGCAGAGAGGGATAGTCAGCACTTTCAGCCAG GTGGGAGTTGTCGTGCGTTCATCTTTTCTGTCTGCCTCGTGGTTCAGCTGTTTCCGGCatcagctggggtcctgtaagggtgagcaTCGTAGTCAAGGTAACAAAGAGGGTCCACCTTCCCATAGCTGCGTACAGGTCCGTCACACCCTACTGCTTGGTTACCCTGGAGATGGTTAA